From a region of the Castanea sativa cultivar Marrone di Chiusa Pesio chromosome 10, ASM4071231v1 genome:
- the LOC142612268 gene encoding uncharacterized protein LOC142612268, which produces MEAETRPQPDAVQQQQIQALLTNVEELTRQNEELRKTMESQNAERWGTDGMIQRTDSPFTTKVLNHSLPPKFRLPQLESYDGSKDPLDHIESFKTLMLLQMTLDEVMCRAFPTTLKGAARVWINKIPPGAIVEFEQLSKGFVHHFIAGRRHKKPTGHLLNIQQAEGESLRQYVTRFNKELLQVDEAEDQVILTTFQAGLLLGDFFFSITKSPAKTVAKLLHKAQKYMNAKDAVLAKEMKGKRKRDEGTNNNRDKKETRGGGQTIGKKKELPDRKPKFTNFTPLIMPIEQVLMQIREDPSLQWSKPISAPIERKDKSKYCRFHQEHGHHTDECTLEKPGGNFNLAREVTEIHQKDGAIQEREINSVHSRLPPIKMPRNDEPDIVFLQRDSRGIRQPHDDPLVIMLKVEEFNIHQVLIDNGSSANIIYLPAFQQMKLDKKKIRPFHLASGKLHRG; this is translated from the exons ATGGAAGCAGAAACTAGACCTCAACCAGATGCtgtgcaacaacaacaaatccaagCCCTCTTGACAAATGTGGAAGAGCTGACTCGCCAGAATGAAGAGCTACGAAAGACGATGGAGTCTCAAAACGCAGAACGTTGGGGAACAG ATGGGATGATTCAAAGGACAGACTCACCCTTCACTACTAAAGTACTAAACCATTCCCTCCCACCAAAATTTCGCCTTCCACAGTTGGAGTCATATGACGGTTCCAAAGATCCCTTGGATCATATTGAATCATTCAAGACACTGATGCTATTGCAGATGACCCTAGATGAAGTGATGTGTAGGGCATTCCCAACAACACTGAAGGGAGCAGCCAGAGTATGGATCAACAAGATACCCCCAGGAGCCATTGTAGAATTTGAACAACTCAGTAAGGGTTTTGTTCATCATTTCATTGCGGGGCGAAGGCACAAAAAACCAACTGGCCATCTTCTCAACATTCAGCAAGCAGAAGGAGAATCACTAAGGCAGTACGTCACTCGATTCAATAAGGAGCTGCTGCAGGTAGACGAAGCTGAAGATCAAGTCATCCTAACAACCTTCCAAGCAGGATTGCTACTAGGagatttcttcttctcaatTACTAAAAGTCCAGCAAAAACAGTAGCGAAGTTGCTTCACAAAGCccagaagtacatgaatgcaaAGGATGCAGTGCTCGCAAAGGAGATGAAggggaaaaggaagagagatgaagGAACAAACAACAATCGGGATAAAAAGGAGACACGAGGTGGTGGACAAACCatagggaaaaagaaagagcttCCAGATAGAAAACCCAAGTTCACCAACTTCACTCCTCTAATAATGCCAATTGAGCAGGTCCTTATGCAAATAAGAGAAGATCCTTCCCTGCAATGGTCAAAGCCAATTAGCGCTCcaatagaaagaaaagacaagagTAAGTACTGTAGATTCCACCAAGAACACGGGCATCATACTGATGAGTGTACACTTGAAAAACCAGGTGGAAACTTTAATCTAGCAAGGGAAGTTACAGAAATACATCAAAAAGACGGAGCCATACAG GAAAGAGAGATAAACAGCGTCCATTCACGGCTCCCTCCAATAAAGATGCCAAGGAATGATGAACCCGATATTGTCTTCTTACAAAGAGACAGTCGTGGCATCAGGCAACCCCATGACGATCCACTTGTAATCATGCTTAAAGTAGAAGAGTTCAACATCCACCAGGTGCTCATTGACAATGGAAGCTCAGCAAATATCATCTACTTGCCCGCATTTCAGCAAATGAAGCTTGATAAGAAGAAGATCAGGCCTTTTCACCTCGCCTCTGGTAAGCTTCATAGGGGATAG